A portion of the Penaeus monodon isolate SGIC_2016 chromosome 28, NSTDA_Pmon_1, whole genome shotgun sequence genome contains these proteins:
- the LOC119591410 gene encoding adrenodoxin-like protein 1, mitochondrial, whose product MASYMCIRRTWGVLRYFKTISFISFNQIPYRSISQLKRKPCQRFLMTSPVSHHGSYEYQDPKSEEEVVNVTFIDRSGNKVPVRGKIGDNILYLAHRYGIELEGACEASLACSTCHVYVDDSYTDLLPEPVEEEEDMLDLAVFLRDNSRLGCQIILTKELDGITLTLPQATRNFYVDGHVPKPH is encoded by the exons atggcCTCGTACATGTGTATTCGCAGGACGTGGGGCGTTTTGAGATACTTTAAGACGATTTCTTTTATTAGTTTCAATCAGATACCGTACAGATCCATTTCTCAGTTGAAAAGAAAACCGTGCCAGAGATTTTTGATGACTAGTCCAG TCTCTCACCATGGCAGCTATGAATATCAAGACCCGAAATCTGAAGAAGAAGT ggttaaTGTGACTTTCATTGACCGCAGTGGAAATAAGGTCCCAGTGAGAGGAAAAATCGGAGACAACATCCTTTACCTTGCTCACAGATATGGAATTGAACTGGAAG GTGCATGTGAAGCATCATTAGCATGCAGTACTTGTCATGTTTATGTAGATGACAGTTACACTGACCTGCTGCCAGaaccagttgaagaagaagaggacatgTTAGATTTAGCAGTATTTCTAAGAGATAATTCTAGACTTG gttgccAGATTATTCTCACAAAAGAACTAGATGGAATTACACTGACTCTACCTCAGGCAACAAGAAATTTCTATGTGGATGGACATGTTCCCAAGCCACACTAG
- the LOC119591411 gene encoding LOW QUALITY PROTEIN: peroxisomal membrane protein PEX13-like (The sequence of the model RefSeq protein was modified relative to this genomic sequence to represent the inferred CDS: inserted 4 bases in 3 codons; added 12 bases not found in genome assembly), protein MAAPLKPWERNIPVNQRQPSFNPDLTNSFVTTPPHMAQSGGGGGVSVSNLSSNYQPPLPPRPTNYGASTPAYRSYNTFGTYGGFGGSPYYGGGMGAFGGYGGYGGYSRLGMGGELSPDENGFIQAAEESSRQAFQSIESIVHAFGSVSMMLESTYHAVHSSFRAVLGVAEHFSRMKSHFAQIFSALAVVRTLRWLYRKLLYIIGLRSQDPNLEAVWHAAGSAAQSPAGPLTEADLKASRSSWXIVMFLAVXFCGPYLIWRLLSSLAPTVKSKTKAWVTGEGEHYAAVGAYNFQAGNQKEXFSLSQCWPMFVLAPKNQQPNVRGWLLASNKKNTGLVPANYIKILGLRQGSPAASNNVSKQRDGSGSGITSNMGNRSITSGNSSVPHSALPAEAQSSSDEYHVMEVGKFQKLSTSQPTQQTAPVHELSTPTPTHPLVSQENEKSDIPGLHDNGNFAQEYASYTDSAINGPQADVPDCDEDKSVDLLLTSSDAADDTKDDSQKYLKIRLNMMGTVIG, encoded by the exons ATGGCGGCCCCACTGAAGCCCTGGGAGAGGAATATACCCGTTAACCAGAGGCAGCCAAGCTTCAACCCCGACCTAACTAATTC atttgTCACAACACCTCCACACATGGCCCagagtggaggtggtggaggagtcAGTGTCAGCAACCTCTCCTCGAATTATCAGCCGCCTCTCCCACCCCGACCCACAAACTATGGGGCCAGCACTCCCGCCTATCGAAGCTACAACACCTTTGGCACATATGGAGGCTTTGGAGGCTCCCCATACtatgggggaggaatgggggcaTTTGGGGGCTATGGTGGGTATGGGGGATACAGCCGACTAGGAATGGGAGGGGAGCTGAGTCCCGATGAAAATGG ATTTATACAGGCTGCTGAGGAAAGTTCGAGACAAGCCTTCCAAAGTATAGAAAGTATTGTTCATGCCTTTGGCTCAGTTAGTATGATGCTTGAGTCCACCTACCATGCTGTTCACAG TTCATTCCGGGCAGTGCTTGGAGTAGCAGAGCATTTTTCCAGAATGAAGTCCCACTTTGCTCAGATTTTTTCAGCATTAGCAGTTGTCAGAACTCTGCGATGGTTGTATAGAAAACTTC GGCTAAGGAGTCAGGACCCAAATCTGGAAGCCGTTTGGCATGCTGCTGGCAGTGCGGCTCAGTCCCCCGCAGGGCCTCTCACTGAAGCAGACCTCAAAGCCTCCAGGTCTTCTT CAATTGTCATGTTTTTGGCTG GTTTCTGTGGCCCTTATCTTATCTGGCGCCTTTTGTCCTCACTGGCGCCAACTGTCAAGTCAAAGACTAAGGCCTGGGTAACAGGGGAGGGAGAGCACTATGCTGCTGTCGGTGCTTATAATTTTCAG gCTGGAAaccaaaaaga tttttccctttcccagtgCTGGCCAATGTTTGTTTTAGCCCCCAAGAATCAGCAGCCCAATGTGCGGGGATGGCTCTTAGCATCTAACAAGAAAAACACTGGTCTAGTCCCTGCCAATTACATCAAGATTTTAGGTCTGCGACAGGGGTCACCTGCAGCCAGTAACAATGTATCTAAACAACGAG atGGTTCAGGATCAGGGATCACAAGTAATATGGGTAACAGGAGTATAACTTCCGGGAATTCCAGTGTGCCACATTCAGCACTTCCTGCCGAAGCTCAGAGCTCGTCAGATGAATATCATGTAATGGAGGTTGGGAAGTTTCAAAAGTTGAGTACGAGTCAACCCACCCAGCAAACTGCTCCAGTACATGAACTGTCAACACCAACACCTACTCATCCTCTGGTTtcccaagaaaacgaaaaaagtgacATACCAGGTCTACATGACAATGGTAATTTTGCTCAGGAATATGCTAGTTATACCGACAGTGCAATAAATGGGCCGCAGGCAGATGTGCCAGACTGTGATGAGGACAAAAGTGTTGATCTGCTTCTGACCTCAAGTGATGCAGCTGATGATACCAAAGATGATAGTCAGAAATACTTGAAAATAAGACTTAATATGATGGGAACTGTAATAGGATAA